Sequence from the Mytilus galloprovincialis chromosome 13, xbMytGall1.hap1.1, whole genome shotgun sequence genome:
ttaactgccttcagcgcttacagcgctttgatttttctAAAGGGAATATTTttgaagggttaaatatttcgcagtggtgtcttgccatggctttgtttggacttgtttgtttgttttttggccttgaatgtttttCCCTAATATTGTATTAactgcatttgcattcagatatcgcagatcaaatttattcgtttatagtgtattaatttacgttttttgattgagttaagcctgccaattgatattttaccgtgtttttctatgttgtgatgttatgctattgtttcagaaaaagggagaaggtttggatccattaaaacttttaatcccactgcaaatgtttgcacctgtcctaagtcaggaatctgatgtacagtagttgtcgtttgtttatgtaatttatacgtgtttcccgtttttttttatacagatgagaccgttggttttcctgtttgaatggttttacactagtaattttggggccctttatagcttgttgttcggtgtgagccaaggctcaccTATCAGAACGATTGAAGGACATTTGTGATGTATTTATTCCTTACACACTTGCTTATGTGTGTATTTATTTGAGGTCATCCGTCATGTGTTTCGACCCCTATCTTGATACACTCTCAGGATGGGGGGTCCACAGTGGGGATCAATCACTGCGCATTGGTGGTGGGTTTCCAGCTACTACTAGCTGCCTCTCTTTATCCATATCCAGCAAGACGCTTTCTCTGTTGCTTGGCCCAGTTTCTTAATTGCTGCTCTTTTAGCAGTCACTCCAACTGCAGAAAACATTCTCCACATTGACTGTGCAGGGAAGTCTCTGCAGCCAACTTCAACAGGAAAGTTCCATATCTGCCATCCTCTATCTCTGAACTTTGCCAACAGTCCATCATATTTTGCCCTCTTTCTTTCATGTCTGGTCTTAGGTTAGTTGGTACAATATCAGGAAATTGCATCTTCTTTCCTAGGTCAACTTCTAACTGCCAATCTTTCGCCTGATTTAGCATTCCTGATATGTTCTTTTTACTTTTCTGGCCAACTTTATCCTCCTTCACAAACTGGATCTTGATAGGTTTGTTTCTAATGTGTTTTACATCTTTCCTCTGTTTCTCTATCACTTTAGCAAGTTCCCCGAGTACTTGGTTGTGTCGCAATGTATATCTCGCATGTGTAAGAGCCATATTGCACCCTGAAAGTACATGTTGTAGAGTTCCTCTGTTTCCACACAAGTGACAATCTGGTGTTTCGAAAGTTTCCACCTGTGCAAATTTATCACACTGATCTCAGAAGGAACTGTAGTTGGTATTGCGGATATCGCCATATATCTGACCATGTAAGGGATTGTTGTTCCAATTCCCATTTCGACCAAGAGCCTTGGCTCCCTAATTCTACTGTCTTTGCatgtcttttttcttcttctctaGATTTTATCTCTCTTTGGACAAGACTTGTCTTAATTGGATGTAAGCGTTCTTCCAGTAGCAACTTTTTGATGTACCAAGGCCCTGTCGTCCTACTGCCACTGTTACTACAATATCTTTATGCCTCAATCTACTCTCTGCCTCTGAAACTGCTTTTGATGCTGACCATTTTCCTCCTGTTCTTACTTGGACACCTGCTGTTCTTACTTTGTCATCTCTAGATTCTTTCAGTGTTATCACAAGGCGAATTTTGTTAACTTTGAATTCTTCCACTAAAGATGGTAATGGTAGCTGCAACTTTCGGTCCTGCTGTACAGTCCTTAAGTTGTAAAACTTTGAGGACACCTAATCATTGCCTAAGATGTCTGTTGATAGTTCTTTCAAGCTTCTCAACTCATGTAACTGTTgttgatgcctctgctggtggactgttagtccccgagggtatcaccagcttagtagccagtacttcggtactggcatgaaaatacattttttttttttttgtgttattaaaattcactgttacaaaatgataataaattaaggaatgtatgtccctcatgcaaagctccgattcctttcacggatttggctatactttttggaccttttggattatagctcttcatcttttatataacatgtataagctttggattgcaaatattttggccacgagcatcactgaagagacatgtattgtcgaaatgtgcatctggtgcaggtaaattggtatcgttaatgttattaaatcaTCCATGAACCCTCTATTTGGTGGTTGCCTGATGTCAGTTGATGTTTTCGGGCTTCTAGTTTCTCTCTCTCCAGATTTAATATTCATATTCATTCCcatgacaaacatgacaaacaagaTAACTGAGATGGTACACTCAGTAACTATTTCTTTTTGTAGTTTCTgccatattattattataataattatttattaaaaaaagattaaactTAATGTTTTTCCCTTAAGAAACTACAGACAATTTGTATTACATATTTACATTTGTAAGCTAAGGCATAAACAAATAAAGATATGATTATTAATCTTTGTTCAATCGTGTATGAAAGTGAAATGGtgtatttataattaattttcaatGCTTAAAGATGCCTgaatttggttcaattttgtcaagattagctaagaaaaaaatcactgatgaattatttgaaattaatcctccttattgaatatatattcatGTGACCTTCTATTTAACCCCTTTGCTAGAGATGTGTTATGCATGAACTAGGTGTGTTCAGCTAattaacattgaaaatgaaacatgGGTAAATCATTTGGTTGACTGATTCAAATCTAACAgtgtatttgttaaatttaagggggctcgcaggtctaaatcaattttgttttatttaaatataggatttctctatatttttctataaatgaactttatcttatacttaatagaaaaatgaaataaaaaaatggggtcaccgttcatttacgctcacaatctgccttcttAAGAAGCATACAtgtttgttaatgtccttttttttctgttgaatgaataagagaaatagcggtaatatcgaaataaaaaaagaactcaattacagaaatcgcttaaattttacaattatttagtttatgtacagcttattcaaaagcaacaataaaaaatataggtcaccgatgagttgaaaaagatattttaattttaatgccaaaaaatggcattgtttcaccaaagggagataatttggagctttttcaatgatatctacatttttaaagtgacctggggccaacacgaattgattttttggaatgattgttTTACCATATGATAAAATAACAACTACTAAAGGcaataaataaaatttgcaattaaaaattttatgtttttttttttttcttcttaaaatcttatacccgcgagcctccttaattaGAAATTATATATGTGGTTCTATGATAACATGATTCTAACCATGCCTTTAAATATTGGACCAAAATAAAGAAAAGTCTCAAAATTTATAGTACTTTGACCACATTACAAACCTATGATTATGatgatgtgtcaaatatttaaacaCACTCCagttcagagctgtatcaagtttGATTTAGTGTCCATACTTTCTCCAACTATTTAGAGATTTGACCTCTGCAAAGCTGCATCAAACAGAGCATTTTATTAAAGGTTGAACtatgtaacaattttttgtaGCTTCAGGGGCAAAGCCTCTTATCATAACACTTCTTATGAAATTAGAATAAAACTCTCTTTAAATATGTTTTCAGGAACCTTTTACATCAGTTAAAGCTGAAATTAGATATGGAACAGCAAACCTGAAAACTCGCAGAGCTATTGAAGATTTTTTAACACATTTAgatataagatttaataaattGAGCACTGGTAAATGGGAAGTTGAATGTTCAAGTCTTGATGAATTAGAAAACTTAAATTCCTTATTATCAAAAAAATTTGAAACTGAACAAGAACCTGTTCTTTCTTATGCACAGAAAACAACAACTGAGAAAAATTATGAGAATCAATTCCAAAAGACACATACAAAAGCAACACCTATGTCAAATAAGTCAAATGTAATTACTTTCGAGTTGGAAGAGAGGGAATATGCCATGCTTAAGCATTTCtgttcaaaaagtaaaattttaaatggaAGGTGTGAATATAAAGATGGAAGTCTCAAAAGGATGATAGAAGCCTATGAAAAGGAAGCTGATCTTAAGAGTGATTTTGCTACTCAAAAGACTTTCATAGCATCATTAAGTTCATCAGACATATCCTTTGAAAATGGTATATCGGATGAAAAGTTGCATGAAATTGAAAGAAATGTTGCCGATTCAGGAGACATTTTCTGCTACTTATCATCAAACAGAAAGATGATTACTCTGTATGGTTCAAACTATGAAAAGCTTGGCGAAGGAAGACATAAAGCAGAAATTTGTCTGGGTTTGAAACAGCAGAGTAAAGGAAGAAGAAACAGAGTTTTTGTGACAGATACTGATTTAAGCACTACAAAAAAAGAACAGACATCTGCAGAACAAACAGTCAGGAGACCTACTGATTTCTCAAGGTCAGTATCAGCATCCAGTGGACCTAGGACTGAAATGACATTTAAGACTTCAGAAGGACTTATTATCAAAGTTTATAATGGAAATATTCTAAGCTTGAATGTTGACTGTATTGTTAATGCTGCAAATGAAAATCTTAACCATGGTGGtggtgttgcttatgttattgcAGCTGCAGCAGGATATGACTTTGAAAAAGAGAGTGATGACTACATTCTACAACATGGACCAATAAAAGAGGGATCCTGTTGCTCAACATCTGCTGGGAAACTTAGATACAAGTCTGTCATCCATACCGTTGGACCGAAATGGTATACCTATAACGATAAAACAGAGTGCTGTAGAGTTTTACGAAAGTCTGTTGAATGTTGTTTCTTTGAAGCTGAAGTAAACGGGATGTCTTCAGTTGCTATACCATCAATCAGTGCAGGTAAGTTATAAAATACTTGCAATTGATACCATTATAACTTGTGGAAGAAAGTTCTACATCAATACACGTTGAGAGTCCACTTGAGACTAgctcaggtttttttttcattttgatacttTTTTGTCAATTGGTCTGTCTGACAGttgtgttttttctgtttttccatTTCTGTTCATAGATTTACTTTGCCAGAAGATCAACACATTCATAAAATGACTAAACCAAATAACTTTACTTGACAACACTATTTCCAATTAgctgcaacaacaaaaaaaaaatcccaatgtTACAGCACCCTTTTAATTTGGATTTAAAGGGAAACCTTGAAAAGAGATAGGGACCATAGGAAGTTTGTCCATTATAGATACAAAGCATTAAAAAAATGTCATGCCTCACAATCATAAATCAAAACATACtcaaatttacattttaacaaagttttatttggtacatatatttaatatagatataactctctactttcacttttcattatttttctcacTCAGAGCAAAACATATTGTGACTTCAAATTTAATATACATAGCCTTGTTACGTTCAGTACAACTAATTTCTAtagtttgaaaaattgttatggTGTTGCCGTCTGGTACTGAGGGAAACATGTCAACTAAGTTCAATGAAGTTGCAGACTCTTTAAAGTGTTGTTGTCAAATATAGGTATAAATTCCAATGATATAAAAGGCATTCACCCTGAAAAAAGAGTTTTTATAGTTACACTTTTTTTCAGGCATCTTTGGTGTTCCCAAGGAAGTTTGCTGTAAGGAATATGGTAAAGCAGTAGAAGATTTTAGTAGGAAAAATGGTTACAAAACTTGTTTAAAGGAAATTCATTTTATTGATAAGGATGCAGGGATGATCAGCATGATTCAAAAGGAGTTTAGTCAGAATTTCAACCAGATTTCTTCCTCAAACACGGGGTCCTCTAACTCTGGCAGTTTTACTGCAGGTGGTGAAAGGAGAATTACAAGATCGCTCTCTTCACCTGATGACTCAGAGGTTTCCAAGGAAAAGACTCAGAATAGACAGGATAACTTTGCTGGGAGTATGTCAAAATTTCAGAAGCAGTTTATGGCAGCTACAGATTTAAAAGTGAGTGTTGTGCAAGATGATATTATCAAGAGGAAAGTCAGCACAATTGTATGTCCACAAGATGAAAAGGTTTCCAACAAGGGTGGCATTGCTAGAGCTATAGAAGAAGTCTGTGATGATAAGTATAGACAATCAGTAAAGACTTTGAATTGGATTTCCAAATGTGATATCAGAAAAGTAAAAGCAAGCCCCTCCAGTTTGTCATTCCAATATGTCCTGCACACAGTGCCTCCTAGATATGACAAGATAGCTGAAGCGTATAAGTCTTCCTTTAACAATGATTTGGAAGTTACAATAAGAAACATTCTGCGCCACTGTAGTGATAAAGGTGATGTGACATCAGTAGCTATGCCTGTATTAGGAATAGGTAAGTTTATAgtattgttttacaaaatttaacatgtatatataccCAATCTGACTATGTATGGCAGGGCATGTAAATATTCGTCTTGTGTAATAGATGGGACACCAAATATTAACAAGGATTTTACTACCAGAATTGGAGAAGTTAATGTGACTATTTTTCTTAACCCCTGTCAACCTTTGGGGTACATTAGTTTTagtatttgtcaattttttcagTTCTTTGATCGCACTAGTTTTGTGTCACAAACCTAAgctgtgtcaaatattcaatcacaatccaaatttaaagcAGTTTAAGCTTAAATGTTTAGCTCAACTGTGCTGGGGTCTACCTCTACAGGAAAGTCTGCTTTGCTGTCTCTCTAGCTGTCAGCCTATTATCATAATAGTATTGATGATTAAATGATGAATTTCTCATTGTTTACATATGTTTGTATATAGTTTCTTTGTCTGACCTAAACATACTAAAACAAAAACTTTGTCTAGAAACCATTAATATCTATTTCAGGAAAAGACGGTTTAGAGACACCTGTGTCAACCTTTGCAAAAATATTTCTGTTAGTATTACTGGGGGAGATTAAGTCTACTCACAAATTTGATGTCAAAGAAATCCACATTGTTACCAATGATATATCAGCAGCAGTAATTGTAGCAGATGAGTTGGAAAAGGAGAAATCTTTTACCAAAATGACTTCCTTCAGTCGCACTAGAAACAAAGGAAATGCAAAACCAGATACAACTCAAGATATCAAGATGGCAATGGCAGGTAAAACTTTTAGAGGAGCACTCAAAGATGGTGAAGAGAATTGTGCTATATGTATGGAGCCTAACACCAAGCCCCGTGAGCTGACTTGTGGTCATGTCTTTTGTGAGAATTGCGTTCAGCGATGTTTTGAAGTGAAACCAGTTTGTCCAACATGTGGGTCAATTCAGGGAGTTATAAAGGGAGACCAACCACCAGGAAGAATGATACGACGTGAAATGGGATATTCTTTGCCTACGTTTAAATGCAATACTATTGAATTAGAATATGAAATTTATCCAGGAACACAAGGGgtaagaaatattaaataaatgataACCTGAGTTGTTGACTCCATATGATATAAGTCTTTTAATTTTCAAGTGTACAATTGTACTTAATCATGCTTATCTATGTTTACTATTATAGAAAAATGATATTAGAAAAGAATGTATCAGTGATGTCACACTCAGGGATATTGCCATGCCTGATACCAAATAACAAGAATTAATTTAAAAACAGATCATCAGGTTTTCTTGTATAAatacgaaatattttattaaagaaagctcaattatgaacataatcattaatagcatagacacaacaaagaataacatttaaacaatcttaactaaaattaatactACACAAGTATCATAGTGTAGGTATGTGTTCAAAGGGGAGTAACTCTAGTGTAAAAATATAAGTAATCATTATACATCATAAGCAGCAAACAAAAATTTCACACTTTTATTCTAAGTAAAGAACACATGTTTATGTACTTAGCTATACTTTTGCATACATCAGTGTCTGCATTACTAAACAACCACATTAACTGAGAATCAATATTTGTTGAATtagtaatgtttttatttaaacagtTGTAGATTAAGTCcttccttaaacatgttaaatgagaaaaatttagacaatttattaaataatgttaTGTAACTCATCTTAAACCAAATTTATAATACAGTTCTTACAACTCATGTTATCTGTAGGAGTTTTTGGTATAGTGTATCTACCAATTTCAATATGAAGTTTATGACTGCTGGTTCTGAACCTTGTCATATCATAATCATTACTTTCAacagataaatatttttcaaaatcaaaaatattcttaaataatTTAAATGGTCTCAATTTATCACTAGTTTGTAATTGCTGAGaccactttttttcaaatttacactCGAGACACTTTcttataaatgtgttaaaatacTTGCTccttaaagtcataataaacctcaaatcagaaaaaataatgcatatgtttttttataactcaatggattgttttcattataaaacttatgtacatatacttttttctgaagaaagttctttaatttattcatatttataagaAGTTTACTTTAGTTGAATTGCTTCCTTCCAATTCTTCCTTCAGGAAGCAATTctcccgacatattttccgtatgcaaagtgacctcagtgtgacccatctcgtaaaaatcaggtgatcacaatacgcatggatgtccttaaaataaactattatctgaatttacatgttaaacacatgctcaatttccatgcttttttgtttattttttgtcaattgttgacaaacaggtgacaatcgttaaacttcggcttaattacctgccatatttcacaacaacactgaccgattgaaaaaaaaatgatgattctaCAAAATTTACACGAAAAGATTTATAAATTCGAGCAAAGAAGTTTATGATgcttgtatgcattggttcaagaattggaagaacattatttttcatgggtcactcgtttcttatgactttaagacaatgtaaaacattttgctTGAAAATTTTGGTTGTTTGCCTAGATTCCTTGActtgtttattttacaatttgGCATTTTGTAAAGAAATTTAGTTGTAATTCTAGTATTATTTTAAGGCAATACATTGTGTTATTCTGTAGTACATGTAGTAGCCATTATTAGTTGACAATTGAAGTTTGTCTTACATCATACCCAATACGATGTTTAATGATGAAAATTAAGATCTgtgataattattttataatgaataTACTCAGTGTAATTAACTCATCTGCAAATTCTTTCACCATTAAATATTTATCCTAATACAGGAAGAACATCCAAACCCGGGAAAGCCTTTCAAGGGTATTAAAAGAGTTGGTTATTTTCCAAACAACACAAAAGGGAAATTGATTGCAGACCTACTGAagattgcatttgatagaaaattaGTGTTTACCATAGGACATTCAAGAACAACTGGCCAAGAAGGAGTTGTCACTTGGAATGATATTCATCATAAAACAAGTTCTTCTTATAAACATCAGTAAGTTTAGCAATTTTCAGTGAATAAATTTGTGACTGTGCCACAAATGGGGAATTGACTTTAGTAGTTATAAATTTGGTCTTAATTAATTAAGACATTGTTTTCTTTCTGTCTCTTTATTGAAGTAATGAACATTCAATgatgatttttctcaatttttgcaTAGTTTGCTTTTTTTCTTGAAAACtttaataaaacttaaaatacAAGTAACAACAATAATCAGCAAGACaatcggcgttttgcatttgcgccgatctgcatttcatttgcgctgattttttctttcatttgcgccgattttgttttcatttgcgccgattttattacaggtaaattacaggtgaatagatataagaagatgtgatatgagtgtcaatgagagaactctccatccaagtcatgttatttttcatttgccagttgtatacaaaatgtaatgaattgtcaatcacaaaatgtatataactgttgtcccctgctcaccacTGGGAGGTGGAAGAAGGCCTACAAGATACATCTTCATACTTTTTTCCTTGTTGACCGTATCCGTAGTTCTTTAGCATCTGTCTTTCGGACATATGCCACATGGTTATGCTCGATCTGTGTTTACTCTGGTGGTAACTCTGGCTTTTATGGTACATTAGTAAGATGTGTAGTTATGTTTCAGAACACTGACCTTCCGATATCATGGCCCTCGATGATTAGAGAATTGACTCCTCGGTCCGTTTCGGTGTGCAATATGTCCATCAAGTTACAATGAAGTTCCAGAAttatatgaatcaaaattaacttaaacatggatgaaaaacaattaatttataaccagattttaccaatggtatagcacagtacatgtacaagttttaacttacctgtaaatctaattaggagcaaatataaaatcgacgcaaatgaaaaaatgaaatcggcgcaaatgaaagaatgaacatttttaaaatcggcgcaaatgtcatacgcccaagACAATATCTACAAGTTCACCAATGAAGCCAAAATTTTAAGTCAACTTGTTTTTGCAGTAATCAACCACTTCCACTTAATTACAGTTTCTTCACTTCTGACATGAACTAGGTGTTAGGTGACATTTAACATGCTCATGAGCATCTAACTTTCCCAATTTTTTTGTATCATTGAATAAGttatattgaaaatttatttgtacttttgtcaTCTGTCCAtccaattgaaaaatatatttctac
This genomic interval carries:
- the LOC143057776 gene encoding uncharacterized protein LOC143057776, with product MLVNTVGTDLNLKNGIVSNLILERAGGKIQEECYALKPKGIVPSGVIVTTAGYMKNCKSICHGALTGWHHRSGLSLQVLRIIMWQCLTVADNRQYKSVAFPAFGTGKLHYPSRQVAETMIDIIYKFGVIYQETSLRDIQIVLHSKDTGNIQVFQTAFNRWNERKQSSAGNDRQHLDILECKVPAEYGNVRVQVWPMAESVEGDLICYFDQSFYKEPELKLKANGSLQGKLSTFPTYDSGLEHILMWVEKYRVTELSLVFDKKQKDPESFLKTVKEKIFRDESDRGYLEVVKIFVEESQLNSLLTKPPKGEEKGGFIEYFKKKAGIKRHRGSTAWIKTIPQSQRTNYMVTITGNQDKVNAAKKEITSFLNKKELSLPQKHKLGNQQQQRWALKKNKKTGIEYIPLSEEVCKSIAFSTQKGQTKTEFPHKEGIWIYDAENNVCYDKKQNTVFELVKMDERTPIEGSNVDPVMIPKSKILKTNDEPFTSVKAEIRYGTANLKTRRAIEDFLTHLDIRFNKLSTGKWEVECSSLDELENLNSLLSKKFETEQEPVLSYAQKTTTEKNYENQFQKTHTKATPMSNKSNVITFELEEREYAMLKHFCSKSKILNGRCEYKDGSLKRMIEAYEKEADLKSDFATQKTFIASLSSSDISFENGISDEKLHEIERNVADSGDIFCYLSSNRKMITLYGSNYEKLGEGRHKAEICLGLKQQSKGRRNRVFVTDTDLSTTKKEQTSAEQTVRRPTDFSRSVSASSGPRTEMTFKTSEGLIIKVYNGNILSLNVDCIVNAANENLNHGGGVAYVIAAAAGYDFEKESDDYILQHGPIKEGSCCSTSAGKLRYKSVIHTVGPKWYTYNDKTECCRVLRKSVECCFFEAEVNGMSSVAIPSISAGIFGVPKEVCCKEYGKAVEDFSRKNGYKTCLKEIHFIDKDAGMISMIQKEFSQNFNQISSSNTGSSNSGSFTAGGERRITRSLSSPDDSEVSKEKTQNRQDNFAGSMSKFQKQFMAATDLKVSVVQDDIIKRKVSTIVCPQDEKVSNKGGIARAIEEVCDDKYRQSVKTLNWISKCDIRKVKASPSSLSFQYVLHTVPPRYDKIAEAYKSSFNNDLEVTIRNILRHCSDKGDVTSVAMPVLGIGKDGLETPVSTFAKIFLLVLLGEIKSTHKFDVKEIHIVTNDISAAVIVADELEKEKSFTKMTSFSRTRNKGNAKPDTTQDIKMAMAGKTFRGALKDGEENCAICMEPNTKPRELTCGHVFCENCVQRCFEVKPVCPTCGSIQGVIKGDQPPGRMIRREMGYSLPTFKCNTIELEYEIYPGTQGEEHPNPGKPFKGIKRVGYFPNNTKGKLIADLLKIAFDRKLVFTIGHSRTTGQEGVVTWNDIHHKTSSSYKHQFGYPDEGYFDRVLDELKIKGVTEKDLKY